ggaaagccttattacctcagggaacagcaaccctgagaaggAGAGAGAGTCCTGAAAACCTTtttacctcggggaacagcaaccctaAGGAGAATCTCGgagaacagcaaccctgagataCCCTCACCCCTTTTCCCTGCAGGGGAGCCCAAGACTGTGTCAGCGTCGCAGGCGGTGGCCAACGGGGCGGGCAGCAGCTCGGAGGACGCCATCAAGAGCATCCTGGAGCAGGCGCGGCGGGAGATGCAGGCGCAGCAGCAGGCGCTGCTGGACATGGAGTCGGCGGCCGGTGGGCGCGGCGGGGACACGGCACCCTCCGAGCGCTCCACGCTGGCCACCGTCAGCCAGAACGTGGCCCCCGCCTACGTCAAGCAGGAGGAGGGCGGCGGGACCAGCCCCGGCCCGCCACAGACACCCCTGGCCGTGCTGTCCCCCGCCGCCTTCGTGCAGAGCATCATCCGCAAGGTGAAGTCGGAGATCGGCGACGCCGGCTCCTACTTCGACCAGCACTGGGCGTCGGAGCGGAGCCTGCTCAGCCGGCCCTACACCTCCGTGTCGCCTTCGCTGTCCTCGTCCTCCTCCAGCTACTCCAGCATGGCCAACGGCCGGGGCTGGCCGCGGGGCGAGCCCGGCGAGGGCGGCACCAACGAGGACGAGCTGCAGCCGGCGGATGAGGAGCCGCAGCGGCTGTCGGAGATGAAGGCGGAGGGAGCCGGCGCGGAGCCGGCGGCTGGTGGGCGTCTGTCCTACTACCCCACGTACGTGCCACGGACCCTGAAGCCGACGGTGCCACCGCTGACGCCGGAGCAGTATGAGATGTACATGTACAGGGAGGTGGACACGCTGGAGCTGACCCGGCAGGTCAAGGAGAAGTTGGCCAAGAACGGCATCTGCCAGAGGATCTTCGGAGAGAAGGtaccagcctggagaagggagggtCTGGTGTCCCCTCTGTTCTGTGACCCAGAGCCTGGGGCTCATGGATGGCCTTCACCAGCTCCTTCCAgagttttccttttccctggtTTGTTTCCCCTTGGAGGATTCTGAGTCCTCAGGGTCTGACCCAACCCCAGGCTCCCAGTGGCCACCACTAATTGGTCGGTGGCACTTCCCACCAAGAATGCTCAGTCCCCTGAGCGGAGCCTTTGGGGACCAGGCTCCCACCCCACTGGGTGTCCCAGGGGGCCCACCATCAGCACCCGTGACAGGGGACAGAGGGTCCAGACGTGCTGTGGGGCAGCGGGTGGCAATGGGTGGCatcctgctccccctcccctggcacaggggtggAGGGCAGGCAGCctcccagagctggggggaATGCACCTCACCTTCGGTGGGTGACACCTGCGTGGTGCCCAGGTGCTGGGACTGTCCCAGGGCAGCGTGAGTGACATGCTGTCACGGCCCAAACCGTGGAGCAAGCTGACGCAGAAGGGTCGGGAGCCCTTCATCCGCATGCAGCTCTGGCTGACAGaccagctgggccaggggatCAGCCAGCAGCCCACACCCTCCCAGGGTAAGTGACATCATTGTCCCCGTGGTCCCCATGTGCCATCAGTGTCCCCACCACCTCTGTGTCCATCCCCTGCATCCCAGTGAGTTTGTCCTGTTCCCACACCAgcactgggaggagctgttccTGCCAACTCCAACTCCAACCCAGATCTTGGGAAGTCCCTTTCATCCCCAATCCccttaatttaaaacaaaaataaaaggaaacccACATCAAAATTCTTAGGCTTTGTGCCTGAAGTAAAGCAGTAACTGGATTTTTTGTATTATATTGATggcattttctctctttaattATTCCACCACCCCTTGATTTGCTGTAGCTGCTGGAGAAGCTTGGCTGGTATCCCTCTTCTCTAGAGGGCAAAGCCACAGGCGTGCCCCAAatgcccctcctgctcctgctgtgtccctgccctgtcccctgacCCCTCTGCCCTGGTGTCACACAGCCAGCCCGGCGGAACCCCAGCCGTCCCCCTCGccgccccccagccctgccgagCACGAGAAGGGCTGCCAGGAGCCCCTCACGCTggccctggagagcagcaaggaAAACCAGCAGCCTGAGAGCCGCTCGACGCCTGCGCTGGGCGGGAAGACCTATCCCAACAGCCAGGGGCCCGTGGGCATCCAGGAGATCGTCGCCATGTCCCCCGAGCTGGACACCTACTCCATCACCAAGAAGGTCAAGGAGGTCTTGACGGACAACAATTTAGGTGTGGGCCCTCTCTCTGCCCAGgtttttgggagctgctggtgagaGTGCATGGATCCAGCACCCCAGTTCCTGTTAGATGCAAGCCCTTCCCAGGTGTTTTTTCTGTGGGTGCTCGTGGGAATCCCAGGAGGTGCTGGCTGGGAAATGGGGTGCGCCTGCCCTGCAGGGGGACTGCAGCGCCCGTCCCGCTGCTCTGCCCCCTCTAACCACCTCCGCTTCTCCTCCGCCAGGCCAGCGGCTGTTCGGGGAGAGCATCCTGGGCCTGACGCAGGGCTCGGTGTCCGATCTCCTCTCCAGGCCCAAGCCGTGGCACAAGCTGAGCCTGAAGGGGAGGGAGCCCTTCGTCCGCATGCAGCTCTGGCTCAACGACCCCCACAACGTGGAGAAGCTGCGTGACATGaagaagctggagaagaagGGTGAGGGACGGGGTGAGACGACCCCGCTGGGTGCAGGGTGGTGGCCCAGGGCGGGTCCTGGGCTGGGGgatgagctgtgccagctgggtgtcctctcctgcagcctaCCTGAAGCGCCGGTACGGGCTGATGAGCGCCGGCTCGGACAGCGAGTCCCCCGGCGGCCGCTCCGAGTGCGCCAGCCCCGGCGCGCCGCCGCAGGACCTCAGCCTGCTCCAGATCAAGAAACCACGGGTGGTGCTGGCgccagaggagaaggaagcCCTGAAGAAAGCCTACCAGCTGGAGCCATACCCCTCCCAGCAGACCATCGAGCTGCTCTCCTTCCAGCTCAACCTCAAGACCAACACCGTCATCAACTGGTTCCACAACTACAGGTACAGGCGCTGCTGGGCTTTGGGGGTCTGATAGTGATGTGTGGAGGGGGTGTCACTGTTCCCCTTCCAACCTTCACCATCCTTCTTTCCCTAGATGGGAGGTGCAGACCCCCTGGAAGTCCCCAGCTGCACCCCAGGCTGGTGGGTGGGTTTGGCTACCTTGACTGAGTCATGTTGAGCATCTTAAGAGGTTTCCATGCTCACATCCACCTGCtcaccccagagcaggagctttGCGAAGGTGGAGGGAATGCCTTATGGAGGCTGTGGGAGCACAGGACccatccccagagcagcccaggttTCATCCTAGGGTTTATTGTAGTGGACAATTTGTCTGTTGGCTGGAGATGTGCAGCTGCCATGGCACGGGGCCGTGGGTGTTGTTGCCACCCGTCCGTGGCTGTGTCCCGCAGGTCACGGATGCGCCGAGAGATGCTGGTGGAGGGCGCGCAGGACAACGACACGGACCCGGAGCAGAGCGGCGGGACAGCCACCCCAGGGCGCCGGGCCCCCCACAGCCCCGACTCGGACACGGAGGACCACAAACCTGTGCTGGTGGGGGGCGAGCCCCCCTGCGCCGCCGTGCCCGTGAAGGtgaaggaggagcagggggatcCGGGCGGCTGGAGCCGCCGGCGGGACTCGCGCAGCCCGGCCGGAGCGGCCGAAGGGACCGGACCTCCCCAGGAGGAGCGGGGGGCAGCCCCCCACGCCGCCACCCCCAGCGCCGGCAGCCTCCCCCGGCGGGGAGGCCACGCTGGGGGACCTCCACCGCCACCACCGCCGCACCCCGACAGCTCCCAGTCCTCCGCGGGCTCCTCCCGTTGCAGCTTAGTGGTGTCCCCGACATCGCCCTCGGCGGCTTCCTCGCCCGGCCTCACCGGCTCGGCGTCACCAGGACCATCCTCTGCCGGGCCGGTCTCGCCGGCGCTTCCACCGGCTCCCGGCCCCCGGCTCAGCACCAGCGTGCAGCGGCGCCACGAGAAGATGGCCAACCTCAACAACATCATCCACCGCCTGGAGCGGGCTGCCAACCGCGAGGAGGCCCTCGAGTGGGAGTTTTAACCCCCTCTGCCAccctaaatatatatatacacccccacacatatatatatatattttgataAATGCAGTGTGCGCCGAGAGGTGATGAGTGGCCGGTGCCACGGAAGAGGAGCACCTGAGGAAAAGAGGGGATTCCCCCCCTCTGTGAAGCCACCCCACCCCTCTGGCTTTGTTTTAAATGTGGAAAAACTGGGAacaattttagaaaagaaaaaacaaaacaaaacaaaacaaaaaaaaaaaaatcaaaaaatatttatagacctcttttagatattttaataaaaggatACTTTGGAATTTATTAACAGCTTAAGCTGCTTTGATATTAAAGATAGCTATAAAATCAAGATGATGTAGCAGTCGTGTCATTAAATGTACACTGAAGTCTTGTAGTTTGCCACTGGAtgagattaaaaacaaataaacaacaacaacaaaaaatcaaacaaaaagaaagaaaaacaacccacaGAAAAGACTTTTTGAGCAAAGCCATCAAGAAGCACTATGAGACTGACCAAATTTGAGAAACTTTTGCAGTTTCCACCCCTGTCTGTAAGACACTGCATCGCTTCTGCCCCAGCCAGAGACTGCGTCCTAGTCCCTGAAGACTCTAAAGCCCCGACGCCATCGAGTATGTATTTAGTTCTGGTGGTTTATGTTTTTGGAAGCCTTTGTAACACAGAATGTCCCGTGCGGTTGTGTATGTTGTAGAAATGTCTGCAATAGCCTTCTGGAACAAGATGTAGCATGGTCCCAACGCCGTCCCTGGCGCTTCCTCCACCCGGAGGCCGGTGGCAGCTCCCACCCGGCGCGGTGCCGCTCGTGGCAGCTCccaaaggaagagagaaaaggaggcaaaagcagaggaagcagcCTGAGCTCGGGGTTTTGGGAGAGGGGTGGGAAAATGTACCTGGGTGTGATGTTTGAGGGTGGTGCCAGCTCGCTGGGGATGGACATCTGTGGCATGCTGGTTCCCCGTCcattcaggaaagaaaaaaatggagcCTCTGGGGCAGCTGTGCTTGAGGTGAGCGCCCAAAAATCATGATCTACATACTcacaggctgagccctgcccggggctgctccagcatcaCAGCCAGCTCTTGGGGCTGAAGCACTTTTTTAGGGAGAgtgcctgggcaggaggagcatccccttcctgcagccatgtccccaggtgGGGGATGTCAGTGGTGCCAGGATGAGCTCTGGGATGTCACATCAGGCTCCTGCCTGGACTGGGCAAGCTCAGCCCTGATCTGGGCAAAGCACCACTGAGCTTTGGTTTTGCAGGGCTGATCCTGTGCAGACACAGGAGCTCAGTGGTGGCACCAGCCCAGTGTGctccctgtcacctccctgaCCCCACCGCCTCCCGCTGGCCCCACtaaaaaaatgcctttaaacGATGTGGAGTGTCCCAcgctgggctgctctgccctgtcccctgcccacaCGGCATCAGCCATCGCCCACCAaggccctgccaggctcctggGCGATGCATTGACTGATTTTCCACTGCAGACGTTTTTATCAGAATAGAAGGTATTTTTATACTCGGGTGGAAGTGGACGAGCAATGCTGGGTGAGGGCACGgctctccttgcctgcctcccctgccctgaTGAGCCCCGGGGTGCCCACGGCTGCTCTGCCACCAGGCTGTGGGAGGTGGAGGTGTGACCACTGCCTGCCTTCTCCGGTGTGTGCTAGAGGGAGCTTTactgggatgggatttgaggAAGCACTTAGGATAGTCCTGAGCACGGCAATCCTGTTGTATGAAAGCCAGCGGGACACACCGGTCACGTTTTTGTTAGGCTCATGTTCTGTACTTCAAAAGTTTCTATGAGATCGATGAACTTTGTTTAACAATTTTGGAAGGAACAAGTTCTGTAAAGAGCCACTAAATACAGAAGTTGGATACGACTCTGGCCTTGGGGTGTGTTTTGTCCGGAGGTGGTGGAATGGGAACTCCTCTCACATTTGCCCGGTGCCTGGTGTTGGCACCCTTGTAAGTCACAGCTTTGCTCTGGGATTGTGGCAAGAGCTCTCTTTATCCCAGTGATTGGAGGATAAAAAAAGAGGATGTTAAATGGGATTAGTCCAGCTCAGGTGTGATCCTGCCCCATGACACTCCTGtgctcatccctgctgcaggtttGCTCCTGCCTCTGGGGTAGCTCAGCATCCTCCAGTGTGAGTTTCGGCTTGGTTTATCATAAAATCATCAtttcctggaatggtttgggttagaagagaccttaaggatcatcttATTCCAaccccatgccatgggcagggacaccttccactagaccaggctgcccaaagccctgtccagcctggcactgccggTGGCTCTTTCTCAGAGCTGGGCAAGCCGGCAGCTTCTGACACGAGGCAGGGCTGTTTGTGGCTGATGAATTAATAAATCCATATGTTGCATATCTGTTTAAGCTTGTTTGTCAGCTAACACGTTGAGAAGGACTTATTTTTGATGGATATCTGAACgtctggaggagctgggccagctgcCATGGAAACGGGAATCTTCCCCTGCGGGGAAGGATGGAGCCGCGTGAACCATCTGGGTGCTCCGGGTGCAGCTGCACCCCggctgcccctggcactgctccaaATGCCAAATTCCATAGGGGGATGCTGTGCCTGGCCAGGAGCAGGCTCCACGCTCTGCAGGGCTCTCGGTGACTCTGGCTGGCttcgtgcctcagtttcccctaGAAGTGATTGCCCAACCTCTGCCAGTCCTGTGCTAAAGAGAAGCTGGAGGGATTAATGCAGGTGGGACGTGTGGGAGGAACACGGGGATGTGCTGGCTGCTTTCACAAGGGCAGAGTCCCTGTGAAGCACCAACCTGGCCCTGACAAGGGGACAGATACTTTGTTCTGATTAAATCTATCTCTGCCATGGGCCCACCCTGGCACTGCGTGTCCTGATGTTCCCAGGGTGACCCCATCCCATctcaccccatccctgcaggcagaTATGGGGCTCCAGGGCACTGCAAGACCCCGGCATTGGCCATGTCCCCTTCAGGTGACACAGTCCCTAACCAGCCCCACAGagtggggacaggaggaggaCTAAAATAAAGCATTAATTCCCAACTGGACCCCCCTCCCCAGGCGCTTAGAGGCACAAACAAGGACCATGGATGGGAGGGAAGTTCTGAAACAACTTTTATTGTAGAAAAATCCTGTGCCTGTCCCAAGGGAGCAAAGGGAACTGGAGCCACCCAGCCCTAAGCCAGGGCACCCTGACTGCTGCCCCTTGCTCCAGGGTGGGTCACCCCACCTCTGGGCCAGCAGCTTGAGTGTCTGTTGTGTAAGTAAGAGAGAAACACAGGCATGAAACA
The sequence above is a segment of the Prinia subflava isolate CZ2003 ecotype Zambia chromosome 19, Cam_Psub_1.2, whole genome shotgun sequence genome. Coding sequences within it:
- the CUX2 gene encoding homeobox protein cut-like 2 isoform X7, whose translation is MVLWRSRPKRGEEAAPAIAVFQPLSQMHLDVRKGIHLLSPCSNTAAIPTCLFDDPAPVLEAARSLEDRLQQLQRLEPEPPPLQDLSRPWKKHPELGGTKERREGKSPAAEPPLPGPDGKAPSTETSLQRNEADKQKGLQEAQVTLAARLGEAEEKIKVLHAALKATQTELLELRCKYDEEAASKADEVAMIMTNLEKANQRAEAAQREVESLREQLAAVNSSLRLACCSPTGSTGQDKVNYSMCSGSRLEAALAAKDREILRLLKDVQHLQSSLQELEESSANQIAELEGQLAAKNEAIEKLEEKLQAQADYEEIKTELSILKAMKVASAGCSLPQASAKARPEALAGLCQPCPRCLRRLSPSRLGSLQSISKAEEALLLGKEAFYPSQKYLLEKPNLLASTEEDHSEDESGKDPLGMEQPYPSPHHAPADDPVSPTPLPPLPGPGMAPDGPRTFSLSPFPGGERLSGDPKAPHLPLPSYKSESGSGAPPFPSSFFGAKSSTAHPVPVPAASATSPPGEPSEGSAGSSGEEEQLDTAEIAFQVKEQLLKHNIGQRVFGHYVLGLSQGSVSEILARPKPWHKLTVKGKEPFIKMKQFLSDEQNVLALRTIQVRQRGSITPRIRTPETGSDDAIKSILEQAKKEIESQKGGEPKTVSASQAVANGAGSSSEDAIKSILEQARREMQAQQQALLDMESAAGGRGGDTAPSERSTLATVSQNVAPAYVKQEEGGGTSPGPPQTPLAVLSPAAFVQSIIRKVKSEIGDAGSYFDQHWASERSLLSRPYTSVSPSLSSSSSSYSSMANGRGWPRGEPGEGGTNEDELQPADEEPQRLSEMKAEGAGAEPAAGGRLSYYPTYVPRTLKPTVPPLTPEQYEMYMYREVDTLELTRQVKEKLAKNGICQRIFGEKVLGLSQGSVSDMLSRPKPWSKLTQKGREPFIRMQLWLTDQLGQGISQQPTPSQASPAEPQPSPSPPPSPAEHEKGCQEPLTLALESSKENQQPESRSTPALGGKTYPNSQGPVGIQEIVAMSPELDTYSITKKVKEVLTDNNLGQRLFGESILGLTQGSVSDLLSRPKPWHKLSLKGREPFVRMQLWLNDPHNVEKLRDMKKLEKKAYLKRRYGLMSAGSDSESPGGRSECASPGAPPQDLSLLQIKKPRVVLAPEEKEALKKAYQLEPYPSQQTIELLSFQLNLKTNTVINWFHNYRSRMRREMLVEGAQDNDTDPEQSGGTATPGRRAPHSPDSDTEDHKPVLVGGEPPCAAVPVKVKEEQGDPGGWSRRRDSRSPAGAAEGTGPPQEERGAAPHAATPSAGSLPRRGGHAGGPPPPPPPHPDSSQSSAGSSRCSLVVSPTSPSAASSPGLTGSASPGPSSAGPVSPALPPAPGPRLSTSVQRRHEKMANLNNIIHRLERAANREEALEWEF
- the CUX2 gene encoding homeobox protein cut-like 2 isoform X10, which codes for MVLWRSRPKRGEEAAPAIAVFQPLSQMHLDVRKGIHLLSPCSNTAAIPTCLFDDPAPVLEAARSLEDRLQQLQRLEPEPPPLQDLSRPWKKHPELGGTKERREGKSPAAEPPLPGPDGKAPSTETSLQRNEADKQKGLQEAQVTLAARLGEAEEKIKVLHAALKATQTELLELRCKYDEEAASKADEVAMIMTNLEKANQRAEAAQREVESLREQLAAVNSSLRLACCSPTGSTGDKVNYSMCSGSRLEAALAAKDREILRLLKDVQHLQSSLQELEESSANQIAELEGQLAAKNEAIEKLEEKLQAQADYEEIKTELSILKAMKVASAGCSLPQSISKAEEALLLGKEAFYPSQKYLLEKPNLLASTEEDHSEDESGKDPLGMEQPYPSPHHAPADDPVSPTPLPPLPGPGMAPDGPRTFSLSPFPGGERLSGDPKAPHLPLPSYKSESGSGAPPFPSSFFGAKSSTAHPVPVPAASATSPPGEPSEGSAGSSGEEEQLDTAEIAFQVKEQLLKHNIGQRVFGHYVLGLSQGSVSEILARPKPWHKLTVKGKEPFIKMKQFLSDEQNVLALRTIQVRQRGSITPRIRTPETGSDDAIKSILEQAKKEIESQKGGEPKTVSASQAVANGAGSSSEDAIKSILEQARREMQAQQQALLDMESAAGGRGGDTAPSERSTLATVSQNVAPAYVKQEEGGGTSPGPPQTPLAVLSPAAFVQSIIRKVKSEIGDAGSYFDQHWASERSLLSRPYTSVSPSLSSSSSSYSSMANGRGWPRGEPGEGGTNEDELQPADEEPQRLSEMKAEGAGAEPAAGGRLSYYPTYVPRTLKPTVPPLTPEQYEMYMYREVDTLELTRQVKEKLAKNGICQRIFGEKVLGLSQGSVSDMLSRPKPWSKLTQKGREPFIRMQLWLTDQLGQGISQQPTPSQASPAEPQPSPSPPPSPAEHEKGCQEPLTLALESSKENQQPESRSTPALGGKTYPNSQGPVGIQEIVAMSPELDTYSITKKVKEVLTDNNLGQRLFGESILGLTQGSVSDLLSRPKPWHKLSLKGREPFVRMQLWLNDPHNVEKLRDMKKLEKKAYLKRRYGLMSAGSDSESPGGRSECASPGAPPQDLSLLQIKKPRVVLAPEEKEALKKAYQLEPYPSQQTIELLSFQLNLKTNTVINWFHNYRSRMRREMLVEGAQDNDTDPEQSGGTATPGRRAPHSPDSDTEDHKPVLVGGEPPCAAVPVKVKEEQGDPGGWSRRRDSRSPAGAAEGTGPPQEERGAAPHAATPSAGSLPRRGGHAGGPPPPPPPHPDSSQSSAGSSRCSLVVSPTSPSAASSPGLTGSASPGPSSAGPVSPALPPAPGPRLSTSVQRRHEKMANLNNIIHRLERAANREEALEWEF
- the CUX2 gene encoding homeobox protein cut-like 2 isoform X9, with protein sequence MVLWRSRPKRGEEAAPAIAVFQPLSQMHLDVRKGIHLLSPCSNTAAIPTCLFDDPAPVLEAARSLEDRLQQLQRLEPEPPPLQDLSRPWKKHPELGGTKERREGKSPAAEPPLPGPDGKAPSTETSLQRNEADKQKGLQEAQVTLAARLGEAEEKIKVLHAALKATQTELLELRCKYDEEAASKADEVAMIMTNLEKANQRAEAAQREVESLREQLAAVNSSLRLACCSPTGSTGQDKVNYSMCSGSRLEAALAAKDREILRLLKDVQHLQSSLQELEESSANQIAELEGQLAAKNEAIEKLEEKLQAQADYEEIKTELSILKAMKVASAGCSLPQSISKAEEALLLGKEAFYPSQKYLLEKPNLLASTEEDHSEDESGKDPLGMEQPYPSPHHAPADDPVSPTPLPPLPGPGMAPDGPRTFSLSPFPGGERLSGDPKAPHLPLPSYKSESGSGAPPFPSSFFGAKSSTAHPVPVPAASATSPPGEPSEGSAGSSGEEEQLDTAEIAFQVKEQLLKHNIGQRVFGHYVLGLSQGSVSEILARPKPWHKLTVKGKEPFIKMKQFLSDEQNVLALRTIQVRQRGSITPRIRTPETGSDDAIKSILEQAKKEIESQKGGEPKTVSASQAVANGAGSSSEDAIKSILEQARREMQAQQQALLDMESAAGGRGGDTAPSERSTLATVSQNVAPAYVKQEEGGGTSPGPPQTPLAVLSPAAFVQSIIRKVKSEIGDAGSYFDQHWASERSLLSRPYTSVSPSLSSSSSSYSSMANGRGWPRGEPGEGGTNEDELQPADEEPQRLSEMKAEGAGAEPAAGGRLSYYPTYVPRTLKPTVPPLTPEQYEMYMYREVDTLELTRQVKEKLAKNGICQRIFGEKVLGLSQGSVSDMLSRPKPWSKLTQKGREPFIRMQLWLTDQLGQGISQQPTPSQASPAEPQPSPSPPPSPAEHEKGCQEPLTLALESSKENQQPESRSTPALGGKTYPNSQGPVGIQEIVAMSPELDTYSITKKVKEVLTDNNLGQRLFGESILGLTQGSVSDLLSRPKPWHKLSLKGREPFVRMQLWLNDPHNVEKLRDMKKLEKKAYLKRRYGLMSAGSDSESPGGRSECASPGAPPQDLSLLQIKKPRVVLAPEEKEALKKAYQLEPYPSQQTIELLSFQLNLKTNTVINWFHNYRSRMRREMLVEGAQDNDTDPEQSGGTATPGRRAPHSPDSDTEDHKPVLVGGEPPCAAVPVKVKEEQGDPGGWSRRRDSRSPAGAAEGTGPPQEERGAAPHAATPSAGSLPRRGGHAGGPPPPPPPHPDSSQSSAGSSRCSLVVSPTSPSAASSPGLTGSASPGPSSAGPVSPALPPAPGPRLSTSVQRRHEKMANLNNIIHRLERAANREEALEWEF
- the CUX2 gene encoding homeobox protein cut-like 2 isoform X5, which translates into the protein MHLDVRKGIHLLSPCSNTAAIPTCLFDDPAPVLEAARSLEDRLQQLQRLEPEPPPLQDLSRPWKKHPELGGTKERREGKSPAAEPPLPGPDGKAPSTETSLQRNEADKQKGLQEAQVTLAARLGEAEEKIKVLHAALKATQTELLELRCKYDEEAASKADEVAMIMTNLEKANQRAEAAQREVESLREQLAAVNSSLRLACCSPTGSTGQDKVNYSMCSGSRLEAALAAKDREILRLLKDVQHLQSSLQELEESSANQIAELEGQLAAKNEAIEKLEEKLQAQADYEEIKTELRYGVTGTRGSLAGVPAGRVLPRSHSRDARPRSPPCLPPSILKAMKVASAGCSLPQASAKARPEALAGLCQPCPRCLRRLSPSRLGSLQSISKAEEALLLGKEAFYPSQKYLLEKPNLLASTEEDHSEDESGKDPLGMEQPYPSPHHAPADDPVSPTPLPPLPGPGMAPDGPRTFSLSPFPGGERLSGDPKAPHLPLPSYKSESGSGAPPFPSSFFGAKSSTAHPVPVPAASATSPPGEPSEGSAGSSGEEEQLDTAEIAFQVKEQLLKHNIGQRVFGHYVLGLSQGSVSEILARPKPWHKLTVKGKEPFIKMKQFLSDEQNVLALRTIQVRQRGSITPRIRTPETGSDDAIKSILEQAKKEIESQKGGEPKTVSASQAVANGAGSSSEDAIKSILEQARREMQAQQQALLDMESAAGGRGGDTAPSERSTLATVSQNVAPAYVKQEEGGGTSPGPPQTPLAVLSPAAFVQSIIRKVKSEIGDAGSYFDQHWASERSLLSRPYTSVSPSLSSSSSSYSSMANGRGWPRGEPGEGGTNEDELQPADEEPQRLSEMKAEGAGAEPAAGGRLSYYPTYVPRTLKPTVPPLTPEQYEMYMYREVDTLELTRQVKEKLAKNGICQRIFGEKVLGLSQGSVSDMLSRPKPWSKLTQKGREPFIRMQLWLTDQLGQGISQQPTPSQASPAEPQPSPSPPPSPAEHEKGCQEPLTLALESSKENQQPESRSTPALGGKTYPNSQGPVGIQEIVAMSPELDTYSITKKVKEVLTDNNLGQRLFGESILGLTQGSVSDLLSRPKPWHKLSLKGREPFVRMQLWLNDPHNVEKLRDMKKLEKKAYLKRRYGLMSAGSDSESPGGRSECASPGAPPQDLSLLQIKKPRVVLAPEEKEALKKAYQLEPYPSQQTIELLSFQLNLKTNTVINWFHNYRSRMRREMLVEGAQDNDTDPEQSGGTATPGRRAPHSPDSDTEDHKPVLVGGEPPCAAVPVKVKEEQGDPGGWSRRRDSRSPAGAAEGTGPPQEERGAAPHAATPSAGSLPRRGGHAGGPPPPPPPHPDSSQSSAGSSRCSLVVSPTSPSAASSPGLTGSASPGPSSAGPVSPALPPAPGPRLSTSVQRRHEKMANLNNIIHRLERAANREEALEWEF
- the CUX2 gene encoding homeobox protein cut-like 2 isoform X2, with product MVLWRSRPKRGEEAAPAIAVFQPLSQMHLDVRKGIHLLSPCSNTAAIPTCLFDDPAPVLEAARSLEDRLQQLQRLEPEPPPLQDLSRPWKKHPELGGTKERREGKSPAAEPPLPGPDGKAPSTETSLQRNEADKQKGLQEAQVTLAARLGEAEEKIKVLHAALKATQTELLELRCKYDEEAASKADEVAMIMTNLEKANQRAEAAQREVESLREQLAAVNSSLRLACCSPTGSTGDKVNYSMCSGSRLEAALAAKDREILRLLKDVQHLQSSLQELEESSANQIAELEGQLAAKNEAIEKLEEKLQAQADYEEIKTELRYGVTGTRGSLAGVPAGRVLPRSHSRDARPRSPPCLPPSILKAMKVASAGCSLPQASAKARPEALAGLCQPCPRCLRRLSPSRLGSLQSISKAEEALLLGKEAFYPSQKYLLEKPNLLASTEEDHSEDESGKDPLGMEQPYPSPHHAPADDPVSPTPLPPLPGPGMAPDGPRTFSLSPFPGGERLSGDPKAPHLPLPSYKSESGSGAPPFPSSFFGAKSSTAHPVPVPAASATSPPGEPSEGSAGSSGEEEQLDTAEIAFQVKEQLLKHNIGQRVFGHYVLGLSQGSVSEILARPKPWHKLTVKGKEPFIKMKQFLSDEQNVLALRTIQVRQRGSITPRIRTPETGSDDAIKSILEQAKKEIESQKGGEPKTVSASQAVANGAGSSSEDAIKSILEQARREMQAQQQALLDMESAAGGRGGDTAPSERSTLATVSQNVAPAYVKQEEGGGTSPGPPQTPLAVLSPAAFVQSIIRKVKSEIGDAGSYFDQHWASERSLLSRPYTSVSPSLSSSSSSYSSMANGRGWPRGEPGEGGTNEDELQPADEEPQRLSEMKAEGAGAEPAAGGRLSYYPTYVPRTLKPTVPPLTPEQYEMYMYREVDTLELTRQVKEKLAKNGICQRIFGEKVLGLSQGSVSDMLSRPKPWSKLTQKGREPFIRMQLWLTDQLGQGISQQPTPSQASPAEPQPSPSPPPSPAEHEKGCQEPLTLALESSKENQQPESRSTPALGGKTYPNSQGPVGIQEIVAMSPELDTYSITKKVKEVLTDNNLGQRLFGESILGLTQGSVSDLLSRPKPWHKLSLKGREPFVRMQLWLNDPHNVEKLRDMKKLEKKAYLKRRYGLMSAGSDSESPGGRSECASPGAPPQDLSLLQIKKPRVVLAPEEKEALKKAYQLEPYPSQQTIELLSFQLNLKTNTVINWFHNYRSRMRREMLVEGAQDNDTDPEQSGGTATPGRRAPHSPDSDTEDHKPVLVGGEPPCAAVPVKVKEEQGDPGGWSRRRDSRSPAGAAEGTGPPQEERGAAPHAATPSAGSLPRRGGHAGGPPPPPPPHPDSSQSSAGSSRCSLVVSPTSPSAASSPGLTGSASPGPSSAGPVSPALPPAPGPRLSTSVQRRHEKMANLNNIIHRLERAANREEALEWEF